The genomic window TGAACGGCTCGTCCGGCGCGAAGGCCACCAGGTCGGCGTCCCTCCCCACGGCGATCGCGCCCTTCCGCGGCAGCCCGGCCAGCCGCGCCGGTGCCGCCGACATCCAGCCCACCACCTCGGCCAGCCCGATACCGCGGGACCGCGCTCCCGTCCACACCGCCGGCAGCGCCACCTGCAGCCCGGCGATCCCGCCCCAGGCCAGCCCGAAGTCGCCGACGTCGAGCCGCTTGAGCTCGGGCGTGCACGGCGAGTGGTCGCTGACCACCAGGTCGACGTCCCCGGCCCTCAGCGCTCCCCACAGCGCCTCACGGTGCGCCGACTCGCGGATGGGCGGGCAGCACTTGTAGGCGGTGTCGCCGTCGGGCACCTCCTCGGCGGCGAAGGTCAGGTAGTGCGGGCAGGTCTCCACGGTGATCCGCACGCCGTCGGCGCGCGCCGAGCGCAGCAGCGGCAGCGCGTCGCCGTCGGCCAGGTGGACGACGTGGCTGCGCGCCCCGGTGTCCCGCGTGGCGGCCACCAGCCGGCCGATCGCGGTCTCCTCCGCCGCCGGGGGCCGGGAGGCGAGGAACGCCGCGTAGCTCGCGCCCGCCGGCTCCGGCGCGGCGTCGATGACCGCCGCGTCCTCGGCGTGCGCGACCAGCAGCCCGTCGAAGGAGGTCAGCTCGGCCAGCGCCGCGCGCAGCCCGGCGTCGTCCAGGGGCGGGAACTCCGGGACGCCGGAGTCGAGCAGGAAGCACTTGAACCCGACCACGCCGGCCTCGTGCATCGCCCGCAGCTCGCCGGCGTTGCCGGGCACCGCGCCGCCCCAGAACGCCACGTCGACGGCGACCTGCCCGGCGGCGACCTCCCGCTTGACCCGCAGCGCCTCGAGCGTGGTGGTGGCGGGCACGGAGTTCAGCGGCATGTCCACGACCGTGGTGACGCCGCCGGCGGCCGCGGCGCGGGTGGCGGTGGCGAAGCCCTCCCACTCGGTGCGGCCTGGCTCGTTCACGTGCACGTGGCTGTCGACCAGGCCCGGCAGCAGCACCTCGTCGTCGGCGAGGGTGACCGCGCCGGCCGGGGCGTCGTCGAAGGCGGTGACCGCGGTGACCACCCCGTCGTCGGTGTGCACGGCGGCCGCGCGTTCGCCGTCGGGCAGCACCACCCGCCGGGCGCGGACGACCGGGCTCACGCGACGTCCTCGGTGAGCGCCCGCACGACGCGGTGCAGCTGGGTGCCCCACGCGGTGGCCACCCAGCCGTCCTCCAGCGGCAGGCGGACGGCGTCGTCGGCGGTCAGCACCCCCGCAGCCTGCCCGACGTGCACCGTGGACGCGTAGGCGCGCGGCGCCAGGGGCGGCAGCCAGGCCGGCGCCCCGGGGCCGAGGCCGACGGTCGTGTGCAGCAGCGGCCGCCCGTCGCGGACCACCCGCGTCGTGCCGGTCCAGCGGCCCGGCTCCTCGCCGGTGCGGCCGAGCAGCACCTGCTCGGTGGCGGTGAGGACGGCGCCGGCCGCCAGCGTCGCCGTCAGCTCGGCCCGGTGGTGCGCGCCGCGCGCCACGACGGTGGGCTCCGGACGCAGGTCCAGCTCCCCGGCCACCTCGGCGACGACGCGCTGCACCGACGGCCGGTCGCCGTCGCGGGCGGGCAGCGCGACGGCGGCGGCCACGGACCGCACCGCCAGCGTGGCGCCCTCCTCGACCACCAGCCGGACCTCGGCGTCGTCACCCCCCAGCGGGCCGAACGCCGTCGCCACCAGGTGGACCGACGCCGGGCCGGTGCGCCGCACCGCCAGCTGCCCGCTCCCGCGGACCACCGGCAGCACGGTGCGCCCGCCGGGCCCCCGCCGCGCGACGACCTCGACCCGGGTGATCACGCCTGCTGCAGCGCGCGGGCGCGCACCTGCTCCCGCACCCACTCGGCCACCGGGGTGGCGGCCGGGTCCTCGCGCAGCGAGACGAGCAGCGTCGGCTTGTCCCCGCGCACCGTCGCCGAGTCCCGGCGCATGACGTCGAGGTCGGCGCCGACCAGCGGGGCGAGGTCGGTCTTGTTCACGACCAGCAGGTCCGACGCGGTGACGCCCGGCCCGCCCTTGCGCGGCACCTTGTCCCCGCCGGCGACGTCGACGACGAACACCTGCACGTCGACCAGGCCGTAGCTGAAGCTGGCCGTCAGGTTGTCCCCGCCGGACTCGACGAGGACCAGCTCCAGCCCGGGGTGGCGCGCCTCGAGCAGCTCGACGGCGTCGAGGTTGGCGGTGATGTCGTCGCGGATGGCGGTGTGCGGGCAGCAGCCGGTCTGCACCGCCTCGATCCGGTCGTCGGGGAGGACGGCGTTGCGGCGCAGGAAGTCGGCGTCCTCGGTCGTGTAGATGTCGTTGGTGACGACGGCGAGGTCGTACTCGGCGCCGAGCGTGCGGCACAGCGCCGCGGCCAGCGCCGTCTTGCCCGAGCCGACGGGCCCGCCGAGGCCCACGCGCAGCGGGCCGCCGTGCCGGTGCCCGTGCTCGTACGGGTCCACGTAGTCGTCCAGGTTGTGGTCAGGAGGCAAAGAACCGGTCCCCTCTCGTGGCGTGCACCTCGGCCAGCAGGTCGAGGATCGGGTCGGTGTCGGCCGGCAGTGAGCCGGCAGCGCGACGGAGGCCGTCCTCCGCGACGGCGTCGATGGCGGGCGCGAGCCGCGCGGTGACGGCGGCGACGGTCAGCGGGTCCATCGCGAGCAGCCGCTGCGCCGCCGTCGCCGGGCCGCTGACCGAGAGGTACGCGGCGGCCGCGGCGGCGTCCCGGGCGGGCAGGCCCCGGCGGCCGCGGCCACGCCCAGCGCGACCGGGTGGTGCGGCGCGGCCGGCAGCGCGTCCCACAGCGGCGAGGGCCAGGCGCGGCGGCCCACCCGCACCAGGCCGCGGCCCTGCTGCCGGGAGGCCGCCCGCAGCGCCGGTGACGGGGTCCGCGCGTCGGCCTCGGCGTCCAGGGCGGCGAGGTCTCCCCCGTCGCAGGCGGCTGCGGCCAGGCCCGCGGCCACCGCGCCGGACGTCGTCAGCCGGCGGAGCAGGAAGGCCGCCAGCGACGACGGGTCGCGCACCAGCCCGGCCGCGATCGCCTGTTCCACCCCGCCGGAGTGCGTGTGGCCCCCGGCCGGCAGCCGCGAGTCGGCGAGTGTGAGGAGAGCTGATGACATGGGACGAGGTGCCCTCTAGAAGAGGAAGTACCGCTGCGCCATCGGCAGCTCGCGCACGGGCTCGGGCTCCCACACCTCGCCGTCCACGGTCACCGTGAAGGTGTCCGGGTCGACGCGGATCTCCGGCAGCGCGGTGTTCTCCGGCATGTCCGCCTTGGTCAGCCGCGTCGTGTCGGTGACCGGGGCCAGCCGCCGGTCGATCGCCAGCCGGTCGCCCAGGCCTGCCTCGAGCGCCGCCGGCGCCACGAAGTGCAGCGACGTCAGCGCCGGCACCTTCCCGTACGCGCCGAACATCGGCCGGGGCAGCTGCGGCTGCGGGGTGGGGATGGAGGCGTTGGCGTCGCCCATCTGCGCCCAGGCGACCATCCCGCCCTTGAGCACCGCGTGCGGCCGGACGCCGAAGAACTCCGGGTCCCAGAGCACCAGGTCGGCGAGCTTGCCCGGCTCCACCGAGCCGACCTCGCCGTCGATGCCGTGCGCCACGGCCGGGCAGATCGTGTACTTGGCGACGTACCGGCGGGCCCGCAGGTTGTCCGCCGCGCCGTCGCCGGCCAGCGACCCGCGCTTGCGCTTCATGACGTGCGCCGTCTGCCAGGTCCGCAGGACGACCTCGCCCACGCGCCCCATCGCCTGGGCGTCGGAGCCGATCATCGAGATGGCGCCGAGGTCGTGCAGCAGGTCCTCGGCGGCGATCGTCGTCGGCCGGATCCGGCTCTCGGCGAAGGCGAGGTCCTCCGGCACGGAGGAGTCCAGGTGGTGGCAGACCATGAGCATGTCGAGGTGCTCGTCGAGGGTGTTCACCGTGTGCGGCCGGGTCGGGTTGGTGCTGCTGGGGAGCACGTTCGGGTGCCCGGCGACGGTGATGATGTCCGGCGCGTGACCGCCCCCGGCACCCTCGGTGTGGTACGCGTGGATGCTCCGCCCGGCGATCGCGGCGAGGGTGTCCTCGACGAAACCGGCCTCGTTGAGCGTGTCCGAGTGCAGCGCCACCGGGACGCCGTTGCGCCCGGCCACGGTGAGGCAGGCGTCGATCGCCGCCGGTGTGGAGCCCCAGTCCTCGTGCAGCTTGAACCCGCTGGCCCCGGCGCGCAGCTGCTCCTCCATCGCCTCCTGCGAGACGGTGTTGCCCTTGCCCAGCAGCGCGACGTTGACCGGCCACGGGTCCATCGCCTCGAGCATGCGGGCCAGGTACCAGTCGCCGGGGGTGATGGTCGTGGCCTTGGACCCCTCGGCCGGGCCGGTGCCCCCGCCGATGAGCGTGGTGACGCCGGAGCCCAGCGCCGTCGGGACGATCTGCGGGCAGATGAAGTGCACGTGGCAGTCGATGCCGCCGGCGGTGAGGATCCTTCCGTTCCCGGCCATGACCTCCGTGCCGGGGCCGATGACCAGGTCCGGGTGGACGCCGTCCATCGTGTCGGGGTTGCCCGCCTTGCCCAGGGCCACGACCCGCCCGTCGCGGACGCCGACGTCGGCCTTGACGATCCCCCAGTGGTCGAGGACGACGGCGCCGGTGATCACCAGGTCGGGGGCGCCCTCGGCGCGGGTGGCGCGGCCCTGGCCCATCGACTCGCGGATGACCTTCCCGCCGCCGAACACCGCCTCCTCGCCGGCGCGGCCGGGGCCGCCGCAGCGGTCCTCCTCCACCTCGATCAGCAGGTCGGTGTCGGCCAGCCGGACGCGGTCGCCCGTGGTGGGGCCGTACAGCTGGGCGTAGCGCTCGCGGGACAGCCGCACCATCAGCCGAGCCCTCCCTCTGCGGTCAGGCCGGGAACGACGCGCCCCCCGGCGAGCGGCACCAGCGTCACCGTGCGGGTGATGCCCGGCTCGAAGCGGACGGCGGTCCCGGCGGCGATGTCGAGCCGGTGCCCGTGCGCGGCGGCGCGGTCGAAGGCCAGCGCCCGGTTGGTCTGGGCGAAGTGGAAGTGCGAGCCGACCTGGACCGGGCGGTCGCCGGTGTTGGTCACCTCGAGCTCCAGTCGCGGCGCGCCCTCGAGCGTCTCGACGACCCCCTCGGCCGGGAGGACCTCGCCCGGGATCACGGGATGGGGTGGTGGACGGTCACCAGCTTGGTCCCGTCCGGGAAGGTCGCCTCCACCTGCACCTCCTCGAGCATCTCGGGGACGCCGTCCATGACGTCGTCGCGGGTGAGGACGGTGCGTCCCGACTGCATGAGCTCGGCCACCAGGACGCCGTCGCGGGCGCCCTCCAGCACGTGGTCGGTGACGACCGCCGTCGCCTCCGGCAGGTTCAGCCGCAGGCCCCGCGCGCGCCGCCGGCGGGCGAGCTCTGCGGCGTAGGAGAGCAGCAGGCGCTCCTGTTCGTGCGGGGTGAGGTGCACGCGGGGTCCTCCGGGGGTCGGCAGCCTCCGGACGCTAACCGCCGCATGTGTCGGGGCCGTTACCGGAGCGGTCGGAAGAACTCCCGGACGTCGGCCACCAGCTGCGCCGGGCGCTCCATCGCCGCGAAGTGGCCGCCGCTGTCGTGCTCCCGCCAGAACCGGACGTCGGTCAGCTGCCGCTGCGCCCACGCGCGGGGCGGCACGAAGATCTCCCCGGGGAACATCGACACGCCGGTGGGGACGTCGACCCGCGGCGTCCGCTCCTCCGGCGCGCGGGCCATCTCCCAGTACATCCGCGCCGACGACGTCGCCGTGCCGGTGAACCAGTAGACCGAGACGTCGTCGAGCAGCCGGTCGACGCCCAGGGCTCCGACCGGGTCGCCTCCGGTGTCGGTCCAGGCGTGGAACTTCTCGAGGATCCACGCGCACTGGCCCGCCGGGGAGTCGGTCAGGCCGTAGCCGAGCGTCTGCGGGCGCGTGCGGTGCTGGTGGCTGTAGGCCGAGCCGTCGTCGCGGAAGGCGCGCAGCCGGTCCAGCGCCCGCTGCTCGCGCTCGTCGAACTCCGTCTGCCCCTCCGGCGGGGCGGTCACGACCATGTTGAGGTGCACGCCGACGACCCGGTCGGGGTGCCGCGCGCCGAGGTTGGCCGACACGAACGACCCGATGTCCCCGCCCTGCGCGCCGAAGCGCTCGTACCCGAGCCGGCGCACGAGCTCCGCCCAGGCGTCGGCGGTCCGCGCCGGCCCCCACCCGGGGGCGGACGGCCGGCCGCTCCACCCGTAGCCGGGCAGGGAGGGGACGACGACGGAGAAGGCGTCCCGCGGGTCCTCCGGGTCGGTGAGCGGACCGACGACCTCGAGGAACTCCACCACCGAGCCGGGCCAGCCGTGGGTGAGCACCAGCGGGAGCGCTCCGTCGTGCGGGGAGCGGACGTGCAGCGCGTGCACCCGCAGCCCGTCGATCTCCGTGACCACCTGGGGGAACGCGTTGATCCGCCCCTGCCGCGCCGGCCAGTCGTACTCGTCGGCCCAGTAGCGGCAGACCTCCTGCAGCACCGCGGGTGGCACCCCCTGCGACCAGTCGTCCACCGTCGGCGGGTCGGGCCACCGGGTGTCGCGGAGCCTGCGGCGCAGGTCGGCGACCGCGGCCGCCGGCACGTCGACGGTGAAGGGGCTGACGACGTCGTCCACGGCCCCGACCGTATCGGCGGTTGACGTCCGAGCTGCTCAGCTTCGGGATCAACCTGCCCGTCTGGGCGCTCACGGACGCCGGCCAGGCGCCGGGCGGCGGCATCACCGGCGGCGTCCTGTCGCTCTACGTCACGGTGCTCGTCGTCTACGTGCAGTCGGTGACCCAGCTGCTGCCGTTCGCGATGGGGATGAGCATCAGCCGGCGCACGTTCTCCCGCGGCACCGCCCTAATCGCCGTCG from Geodermatophilus normandii includes these protein-coding regions:
- a CDS encoding urease accessory UreF family protein — its product is MEQAIAAGLVRDPSSLAAFLLRRLTTSGAVAAGLAAAACDGGDLAALDAEADARTPSPALRAASRQQGRGLVRVGRRAWPSPLWDALPAAPHHPVALGVAAAAGACPPGTPPRPPRTSRSAARRRRRSGCSRWTR
- a CDS encoding urease accessory protein UreD, encoding MITRVEVVARRGPGGRTVLPVVRGSGQLAVRRTGPASVHLVATAFGPLGGDDAEVRLVVEEGATLAVRSVAAAVALPARDGDRPSVQRVVAEVAGELDLRPEPTVVARGAHHRAELTATLAAGAVLTATEQVLLGRTGEEPGRWTGTTRVVRDGRPLLHTTVGLGPGAPAWLPPLAPRAYASTVHVGQAAGVLTADDAVRLPLEDGWVATAWGTQLHRVVRALTEDVA
- a CDS encoding urease subunit beta is translated as MIPGEVLPAEGVVETLEGAPRLELEVTNTGDRPVQVGSHFHFAQTNRALAFDRAAAHGHRLDIAAGTAVRFEPGITRTVTLVPLAGGRVVPGLTAEGGLG
- a CDS encoding urease subunit gamma, which codes for MHLTPHEQERLLLSYAAELARRRRARGLRLNLPEATAVVTDHVLEGARDGVLVAELMQSGRTVLTRDDVMDGVPEMLEEVQVEATFPDGTKLVTVHHPIP
- the allB gene encoding allantoinase AllB, which translates into the protein MSPVVRARRVVLPDGERAAAVHTDDGVVTAVTAFDDAPAGAVTLADDEVLLPGLVDSHVHVNEPGRTEWEGFATATRAAAAGGVTTVVDMPLNSVPATTTLEALRVKREVAAGQVAVDVAFWGGAVPGNAGELRAMHEAGVVGFKCFLLDSGVPEFPPLDDAGLRAALAELTSFDGLLVAHAEDAAVIDAAPEPAGASYAAFLASRPPAAEETAIGRLVAATRDTGARSHVVHLADGDALPLLRSARADGVRITVETCPHYLTFAAEEVPDGDTAYKCCPPIRESAHREALWGALRAGDVDLVVSDHSPCTPELKRLDVGDFGLAWGGIAGLQVALPAVWTGARSRGIGLAEVVGWMSAAPARLAGLPRKGAIAVGRDADLVAFAPDEPFTVGRLEHRNPVTPYAGRELTGVVRRTWLGGREADGSPLGRLLGRGDR
- the ureG gene encoding urease accessory protein UreG; protein product: MPPDHNLDDYVDPYEHGHRHGGPLRVGLGGPVGSGKTALAAALCRTLGAEYDLAVVTNDIYTTEDADFLRRNAVLPDDRIEAVQTGCCPHTAIRDDITANLDAVELLEARHPGLELVLVESGGDNLTASFSYGLVDVQVFVVDVAGGDKVPRKGGPGVTASDLLVVNKTDLAPLVGADLDVMRRDSATVRGDKPTLLVSLREDPAATPVAEWVREQVRARALQQA
- a CDS encoding urease subunit alpha, with the protein product MVRLSRERYAQLYGPTTGDRVRLADTDLLIEVEEDRCGGPGRAGEEAVFGGGKVIRESMGQGRATRAEGAPDLVITGAVVLDHWGIVKADVGVRDGRVVALGKAGNPDTMDGVHPDLVIGPGTEVMAGNGRILTAGGIDCHVHFICPQIVPTALGSGVTTLIGGGTGPAEGSKATTITPGDWYLARMLEAMDPWPVNVALLGKGNTVSQEAMEEQLRAGASGFKLHEDWGSTPAAIDACLTVAGRNGVPVALHSDTLNEAGFVEDTLAAIAGRSIHAYHTEGAGGGHAPDIITVAGHPNVLPSSTNPTRPHTVNTLDEHLDMLMVCHHLDSSVPEDLAFAESRIRPTTIAAEDLLHDLGAISMIGSDAQAMGRVGEVVLRTWQTAHVMKRKRGSLAGDGAADNLRARRYVAKYTICPAVAHGIDGEVGSVEPGKLADLVLWDPEFFGVRPHAVLKGGMVAWAQMGDANASIPTPQPQLPRPMFGAYGKVPALTSLHFVAPAALEAGLGDRLAIDRRLAPVTDTTRLTKADMPENTALPEIRVDPDTFTVTVDGEVWEPEPVRELPMAQRYFLF
- a CDS encoding epoxide hydrolase family protein — protein: MDDVVSPFTVDVPAAAVADLRRRLRDTRWPDPPTVDDWSQGVPPAVLQEVCRYWADEYDWPARQGRINAFPQVVTEIDGLRVHALHVRSPHDGALPLVLTHGWPGSVVEFLEVVGPLTDPEDPRDAFSVVVPSLPGYGWSGRPSAPGWGPARTADAWAELVRRLGYERFGAQGGDIGSFVSANLGARHPDRVVGVHLNMVVTAPPEGQTEFDEREQRALDRLRAFRDDGSAYSHQHRTRPQTLGYGLTDSPAGQCAWILEKFHAWTDTGGDPVGALGVDRLLDDVSVYWFTGTATSSARMYWEMARAPEERTPRVDVPTGVSMFPGEIFVPPRAWAQRQLTDVRFWREHDSGGHFAAMERPAQLVADVREFFRPLR